AGTCCTGCCGGCTCACGGCAATACCCCCTCGCGCCCCCGCAGTGCCGGCGACGGGATTGCCACCCTCACCGCTTCCTGGCGCGGGGGCGGACCTGAGCGGCGGCTCGAGCGCCGTCACGCCCGTTTTGCTGTTCCAATGGTCTCGAGAAGGCTGTCGGTGTCAGGGCGACGCCTCGCCGGAGCCCGGCGAGACGCATTGAAGGCGCTAGAATCGCGCTAGCCCGGCCAGCCGGGCCGCAGTCGCCGGGGCCAACTCGGCGACTGCTCGCTCTCGCAAGCGTCTCAGGTCGGGGTCATCCTCCTCAGCGACGAGCGGCCGCCGGGCCGACTCGAGGCGGCTCGCCACGCCACCCGCGCGCGTCTGAAAGAGGATGCCCTCTCCCCCTTCATCAACAATGCTCACCTCGACCGTCACTGCCGTTGTCACCAAGCGGCTCTCGCCAAGGGGCGAGTGGAGCAGCGTCGCCTCGCGGTGGTAGACGGGCGCAGCCACCATGACCGCGTAGCGCGCGCCCAGGTTGCGGGCAATCAGGTAGGCCTGGCGGGGCGCGCGCCGGCCGAACATGTCGCGGTGCGTCTCCTGAAAGCGGGCCGACGCCGGAAAGGCGAAGCGGTAGAGCCCGGCCGCCGGATCGCGCTCGAGCAGCCCTTGCAAGCTCTCCGCCAGGCCCGAGACCCTATGTTCGGCGGGCGCGTTGACGAGAACCACAGCGGTCCGCGCGTCCCCGGCCGCCGGCGCGCAGGCTGCCAGCAGGACGACCAGCATGACGAAGAGCAAGAGGAATCTCAGGAGGCGTGTCATAGCCCCACTCTAGAGCTTTCGCGCATCCCCTTGTGGTGAGGCGACGCACCATGCCCTTCAGCGTTCCTGAGGTAGGACGCCGGCCTTTGCCCCTTCGTATCCTGGCTGGGATCTTTCACGCTTCAGTCTACCGCGATTCCCGGCGGCGAAAACGCTGTGCTAGACTCTGGACATGACGCGCCGCCAGCCTTGGCCGCACACACGGGTGACGCCGCTGCGGCGTCACCCGAGGCGGTGTCGTTGCGCGCTTTGCCATTGCTCGCTTTGTCGTTGCGCGCCAAGACGCGTCCCCTAATCCTTTGCCCTCCGGGAGTTCTCCTGTGCAGCTCTACAACACCCTGACGCGCCGAAAAGAACCCTTCGAGCCGATCACGCCCGGCTACGTAGGCATCTACTTCTGCGGTCCCACCGTCTACTCCGAACCGCACCTGGGGCACGCCCGCGGGCCCATCTTCTTCGACGTGGTCAGGCGCTGGTTCGAGCACCAAGGCTACACGGTGCGGCTGGTCTCCAACATCACCGACGTGGGCCACCTCGTGGGCGACGCCGACGAGGGCGAGGACAAGCTGCAAAAGCGCGCGGCGCTCGAAAAGCTCGAGCCCATGGAGATCGCCGAAAAGTATTTCTGGGCCTATTTCGACGCCCTGGCCAAGCTGGGCGTGCGCCGCCCCAGCGTCGTCCCCAGGGCCTCGGGGCACATCGTCGAGCAGATCGCGCTGGTCGAGGAGCTGTTGGCGCGCGGCCTCGCTTATGAGCGCGGCGGCAACGTCTACTTCGACGTGTCGGCCTGGGAACCCTACGGCGAGCTCTCCGGGCGCAAGGGCGACGAAACGCTCGAGGGCACCCGCGTCACGGTGCGCGGCGACAAGGACGACCCCCGCGACTTCGCCCTCTGGAAGGAGGCCGAGGGCGGTCACATCATGCGCTGGAGAAGCCCCTGGGGCGAGGGCTACCCCGGCTGGCACCTCGAGTGCTCGGTGATGAGCACGAAGTACCTGGGCGACACCTTCGACATCCACGGCGGCGGCCTGGACCTGCTGTTTCCCCACCACGAGTGCGAGCTGGCGCAGGCGCGCGGCGCCGGCATGCCCTTTGCCCGCTACTGGCTGCACTTCAACA
The genomic region above belongs to Deinococcota bacterium and contains:
- the cysS gene encoding cysteine--tRNA ligase; its protein translation is MQLYNTLTRRKEPFEPITPGYVGIYFCGPTVYSEPHLGHARGPIFFDVVRRWFEHQGYTVRLVSNITDVGHLVGDADEGEDKLQKRAALEKLEPMEIAEKYFWAYFDALAKLGVRRPSVVPRASGHIVEQIALVEELLARGLAYERGGNVYFDVSAWEPYGELSGRKGDETLEGTRVTVRGDKDDPRDFALWKEAEGGHIMRWRSPWGEGYPGWHLECSVMSTKYLGDTFDIHGGGLDLLFPHHECELAQARGAGMPFARYWLHFNMVTLSGEKMAKSKGHFVTLERLFENHDPLAVRFHLLGVHYRSVSDFSAESLQASAQGLKRIRDAYREVLRRLPEDTPPGGSDPFGAYRQRFAESMNDDLNTPQALAVLFDATREVNAKLTGKPGPDYLSDYLADYLAFAKTFYEDLAGTVLGVLGDVEAQAAQADLKLLDGLLGLILEQRQEARTQRDFKTSDAIRDRLGELGVVLEDGAEGSRWKLS